One Deltaproteobacteria bacterium genomic window carries:
- a CDS encoding helix-turn-helix transcriptional regulator: MDIRELREMSGKTQVEVAQAMEIAHSELSRLERRDDHLVSTLRKYVKALDGELEIVARFGNKSIKLHSL; encoded by the coding sequence ATGGATATTCGTGAGCTACGTGAAATGTCGGGCAAAACTCAAGTCGAAGTAGCGCAAGCGATGGAAATTGCTCATAGTGAATTATCGCGACTTGAGCGTCGTGATGACCATCTTGTGTCGACTCTTCGTAAATATGTTAAAGCGCTTGATGGCGAATTAGAAATAGTTGCTCGTTTTGGCAATAAGTCAATCAAGCTTCATAGTTTGTAA